From the Syntrophorhabdaceae bacterium genome, the window ACGTATTTGTGCTCAACTTGGAGGCTCAATTAGGTCGAGATGGCGTAGAACTGGTTTTGAATACTATTAGATACAAATCTCCTTCTGATAAATGCATTCTCTGTATCGACAATCCCGCAGCCGATGAAGAGACGCTATCATCAATACTTCGCCGCATTCCTGAACTAAATAGGCGAATACATGTTTTGCTTTCCGAGCGCGGTCACCGCTTTCAGGCGATGAAAAAATCCGGAACCGTGACATTCATACATGGTGAAGAAGAGAGCGCACTGGTCGTTGTCAAAAACCCTCACTCTCAACGTCAACTGGTCTATAACCGATTATTCGACCTTCTGGGCATAGAGGCTAATACTGCCCGTGATTTAAGCCAGATAATACTTAATGAACGAATCGTTTATGTTAATGCGACCTATACTGTACTCTTGGAACTCAAAAAAAAGCGCAAGATTGATTTCGCTTTCGATTGGGATGACTTCCAGAAACTGACAGATGATTTGCCTTCATTCCGTGACAGCTATAAGTATATCGCATTATTTTATTTGATGGGAGTTAGGGCACATTTTGACGTATTGGCTAGGGTCTGCGGCGCAGATGAAGCACAAAAAGGGATGTTTTTGTCAAGATTTCGAGGCCTTCAACACGAACCCATCGTTCTCACGGAGTGGCGGGATGAGTTATATCAAAAACAAGTACTTCTTCGAACCAAACACGAAATTATTTCCGAGATTTATTTTCGAGAACATCCAGAAATAGATAAGAATGAATTAATGATGGAGTGGTGTGAGAAGACCTATTTCAATAATATTTTTGAGTCACAAACTCTGGTGAACATTTTCGGTGCAAAGAAGAATTACTTTGCTGACCAACCATTTATAGACTACGAATTACTAATTAATTTCATGTTGCGTGAGGGCTTTGCTGAGAAAGTTCAGCAAAGCAGAAAGCTGTATGAAACGCTTCATTTAGCACGTTTTTGGATTCTGCTATCGCAAGGCAGGGAAACCAAAGCTATTGAAGCCTTGAACTCGGCCTTGGTGCTAATTCCATATAATCTTCATTTTCGCACGGAGCTGGCGAAGATTTATCAGCATCAAGGCAAATACGATGAGGCTGAAAAAATTCTCATGGAGAGCTTAGTCATTGATGAAAAACAGCTTCATCCCCGCACGGAGCTGGCGAAGATTTATCAGCATCAAGGCAAATACGATGAGGCTGAAAAAATTCTCATGGAGAGCTT encodes:
- a CDS encoding tetratricopeptide repeat protein, coding for MLYQLPPVQDENIFEKLVRDVLRREYDDPGIECFGRKGQSQYGIDGYSPAKSGVTFQCKLKDTRYKPDADLCGTLSSEMEIELEKTRELRISRFIFASTFKNDAHLQQKAQNLSSHTLIVEYWGWDTITEKIWKYAEELVPSYYPHIPIRKVPGLREIIPDAIRNTLIQDSEERKQLALDYYRINDRDDVVFKVVCNDLDVRNDAVMQDAFTKLESLPSCSTLWVVGTGGSGKTTILYRLAIELAQKNHHVFVLNLEAQLGRDGVELVLNTIRYKSPSDKCILCIDNPAADEETLSSILRRIPELNRRIHVLLSERGHRFQAMKKSGTVTFIHGEEESALVVVKNPHSQRQLVYNRLFDLLGIEANTARDLSQIILNERIVYVNATYTVLLELKKKRKIDFAFDWDDFQKLTDDLPSFRDSYKYIALFYLMGVRAHFDVLARVCGADEAQKGMFLSRFRGLQHEPIVLTEWRDELYQKQVLLRTKHEIISEIYFREHPEIDKNELMMEWCEKTYFNNIFESQTLVNIFGAKKNYFADQPFIDYELLINFMLREGFAEKVQQSRKLYETLHLARFWILLSQGRETKAIEALNSALVLIPYNLHFRTELAKIYQHQGKYDEAEKILMESLVIDEKQLHPRTELAKIYQHQGKYDEAEKILMES